The following are from one region of the Accipiter gentilis unplaced genomic scaffold, bAccGen1.1, whole genome shotgun sequence genome:
- the LOC126036776 gene encoding basic proline-rich protein-like isoform X30, whose amino-acid sequence MPSTRDPGVPAPIHPLHRGRRSLSTHPSPAPGTQVSQHPSIPCSRYPGIRAPIHPLHQGLRHLSTHPSPAPGTQVSKNPSIPCTRVPGIQAPIHPLHQGPWCPSTHPSPPPGTLVSMHPSIPSTRDPGVQAPIHPLHQGPRDPGTHPSPPPGTLVSKHPSIPSTRDPGVHAPIHPLHQGPRHSGTHPSSAPGTRDSEHPSIPSTRDPGIQAPIHPLHQGPGTLSTHPSPPPGTQVSKHPSISCTRDPGVRAPTDPLDQRPRDPGTHPSSPPGTRDSEHPSIPSTRDSGIQAPIHPLHQGPGTLSTHPSPPPGTQVSMHPSIPCTRDPGVQAPIHPLHQGRRSLSTHPSPAPGTLVSKNPSIPSTRVPGIQAPIHPVHQGPRCPSTHPSPPPVTQVSMHPSIPSTRDPGVQAPIHPLHQGPWCPSTHPSRPPGTKVSKHPSIPSTSDSGVHAPIHPLHQGPWCPSTHPSPAPGTLASEHPSIPCTRDPGVQEPIHPLHQGPRDPGTHPSPPPGTLASEHPSIPCTRVPGIQAPIHLLHQGPRDPGTHPSPPPGTQVSKHPSIPSTRDPGVQAPIHPLHQGPWCPCTHPSPPPGTQGSRHPSILSTRDPGL is encoded by the exons ATGCcctccaccagggacccaggcgtcccagcacccatccatcccctccaccggGGACGCAGGAGTCTGAGCACCCATCCATCTCCTGcaccagggacccaggtgtcccagcacccatccatcccctgctccagATATCCAGGCATTCGGGCACCCATCCATCCTCTCCACCAGGGACTCAGGCAtctgagcacccatccatcccctgcaccagggacccaggtgtccaagaacccatccatcccctgcaccagggtcccagggatccaggcacccatccatcccctccaccagggaccctggtgtccaagcacccatccatcccctccaccagggaccctggtgtccatgcacccatccatcccctccaccagggacccaggtgtccaagcacccatccatcccctgcaccagggtcccagggatccaggcacccatccatcccctccaccagggaccctggtgtccaagcacccatccatcccctccaccagggaccctggtgtccatgcacccatccatcccctccaccagggacccAGACATTCAGGCACCCATCCATCCTCTGCACCAGGGACCCGGGACtctgagcacccatccatcccctccaccagggacccag GGATCCAGGCACCCATCCATCCTCTCCACCAGGGACCCGGGACtctgagcacccatccatcccctccaccagggactcaggtgtccaagcacccatccatctcctgcaccagggacccaggtgtccgggcaCCCACCGATCCCCTCGACCAGAGACCCAG GGATCCAGGCACCCATCCATCCTCTCCACCAGGGACCCGGGACtctgagcacccatccatcccctccaccagggactcag GGATCCAGGCACCCATCCATCCTCTCCACCAGGGACCCGGGACtctgagcacccatccatcccctccaccagggactcag GTGTCcatgcacccatccatcccctgcaccagggaccctg gtgtccaagcacccatccatcccctccaccagggacgCAGGAGTCTGAGCACCCATCCATCTCCTGCACCAGGGACCCTg gtgtccaagaacccatccatcccctccaccagggtcCCAGGGAtccaagcacccatccatcccgTCCACCAGGGACCAAggtgtccaagcacccatccatcccctccaccagtgACTCAGGTGTCcatgcacccatccatcccctccaccagggaccctggtgtccaagcacccatccatcccctgcaccagggaccctggtgtccaagcacccatccatcccgTCCACCAGGGACCAAggtgtccaagcacccatccatcccctccaccagtgACTCAGGTGTCcatgcacccatccatcccctccaccagggaccctggtgtccaagcacccatccatcccctgcaccagGGACCCTG GCAtctgagcacccatccatcccctgcaccagggacccaggtgtccaagaacccatccatcccctccaccagggtcccagggatccaggcacccatccatcccctccaccagggaccctg gcatctgagcacccatccatcccctgcaccagGGTCCCAGGGATCCAGGCACCCATCCATCTcctccaccagggacccag ggatccaggcacccatccatcccctccaccagggacccaggtgtccaagcacccatccatcccctccaccagggacccaggtgtccaagcacccatccatcccctccaccagggaccctggtgtccatgcacccatccatcccctccaccagggacccag GGATCCAGGCACCCATCCATCCTCTCCACCAGGGACCCGGGACtctga
- the LOC126036776 gene encoding splicing factor 3A subunit 2-like isoform X35 gives MPSTRDPGVPAPIHPLHRGRRSLSTHPSPAPGTQVSQHPSIPCSRYPGIRAPIHPLHQGLRHLSTHPSPAPGTQVSKNPSIPCTRVPGIQAPIHPLHQGPWCPSTHPSPPPGTLVSMHPSIPSTRDPGIQAPIHPLHQGPWCPSTHPSPPPGTLVSMHPSIPSTRDPDIQAPIHPLHQGPGTLSTHPSPPPGTQVSKNPSIPSTRDPGVPAPIHPLHQGPRDPGTHPSSPPGTRDSEHPSIPSTRDSGV, from the exons ATGCcctccaccagggacccaggcgtcccagcacccatccatcccctccaccggGGACGCAGGAGTCTGAGCACCCATCCATCTCCTGcaccagggacccaggtgtcccagcacccatccatcccctgctccagATATCCAGGCATTCGGGCACCCATCCATCCTCTCCACCAGGGACTCAGGCAtctgagcacccatccatcccctgcaccagggacccaggtgtccaagaacccatccatcccctgcaccagggtcccagggatccaggcacccatccatcccctccaccagggaccctggtgtccaagcacccatccatcccctccaccagggaccctggtgtccatgcacccatccatcccctccaccagggacccag ggatccaggcacccatccatcccctccaccagggaccctggtgtccaagcacccatccatcccctccaccagggaccctggtgtccatgcacccatccatcccctccaccagggacccAGACATTCAGGCACCCATCCATCCTCTGCACCAGGGACCCGGGACtctgagcacccatccatcccctccaccagggacccaggtgtccaagaacccatccatcccctccaccagggacccaggcgtcccagcacccatccatcccctgcatCAAGGTCCCAGGGATCCAGGCACCCATCCATCCTCTCCACCAGGGACCCGGGACtctgagcacccatccatcccctccaccagggactcag GAGTCTGA
- the LOC126036776 gene encoding basic proline-rich protein-like isoform X29: MPSTRDPGVPAPIHPLHRGRRSLSTHPSPAPGTQVSQHPSIPCSRYPGIRAPIHPLHQGLRHLSTHPSPAPGTQVSKNPSIPCTRVPGIQAPIHPLHQGPWCPSTHPSPPPGTLVSMHPSIPSTRDPGVQAPIHPLHQGPRDPGTHPSPPPGTLVSKHPSIPSTRDPGVHAPIHPLHQGPRHSGTHPSSAPGTRDSEHPSIPSTRDPGIQAPIHPLHQGPGTLSTHPSPPPGTQVSKHPSISCTRDPGVRAPTDPLDQRPRDPGTHPSSPPGTRDSEHPSIPSTRDSGIQAPIHPLHQGPGTLSTHPSPPPGTQVSMHPSIPCTRDPGVQAPIHPLHQGRRSLSTHPSPAPGTLVSKNPSIPSTRVPGIQAPIHPVHQGPRCPSTHPSPPPVTQVSMHPSIPSTRDPGVQAPIHPLHQGPWCPSTHPSRPPGTKVSKHPSIPSTSDSGVHAPIHPLHQGPWCPSTHPSPAPGTLVSKNPSIPSTRVPGIQAPIHPLHQGPWHLSTHPSPAPGSQGSRHPSISSTRDPGIQAPIHPLHQGPRCPSTHPSPPPGTQVSKHPSIPSTRDPGVHAPIHPLHQGPRCPSTHPSPAPGSQGSRHPSILSTRDPGL; this comes from the exons ATGCcctccaccagggacccaggcgtcccagcacccatccatcccctccaccggGGACGCAGGAGTCTGAGCACCCATCCATCTCCTGcaccagggacccaggtgtcccagcacccatccatcccctgctccagATATCCAGGCATTCGGGCACCCATCCATCCTCTCCACCAGGGACTCAGGCAtctgagcacccatccatcccctgcaccagggacccaggtgtccaagaacccatccatcccctgcaccagggtcccagggatccaggcacccatccatcccctccaccagggaccctggtgtccaagcacccatccatcccctccaccagggaccctggtgtccatgcacccatccatcccctccaccagggacccaggtgtccaagcacccatccatcccctgcaccagggtcccagggatccaggcacccatccatcccctccaccagggaccctggtgtccaagcacccatccatcccctccaccagggaccctggtgtccatgcacccatccatcccctccaccagggacccAGACATTCAGGCACCCATCCATCCTCTGCACCAGGGACCCGGGACtctgagcacccatccatcccctccaccagggacccag GGATCCAGGCACCCATCCATCCTCTCCACCAGGGACCCGGGACtctgagcacccatccatcccctccaccagggactcaggtgtccaagcacccatccatctcctgcaccagggacccaggtgtccgggcaCCCACCGATCCCCTCGACCAGAGACCCAG GGATCCAGGCACCCATCCATCCTCTCCACCAGGGACCCGGGACtctgagcacccatccatcccctccaccagggactcag GGATCCAGGCACCCATCCATCCTCTCCACCAGGGACCCGGGACtctgagcacccatccatcccctccaccagggactcag GTGTCcatgcacccatccatcccctgcaccagggaccctg gtgtccaagcacccatccatcccctccaccagggacgCAGGAGTCTGAGCACCCATCCATCTCCTGCACCAGGGACCCTg gtgtccaagaacccatccatcccctccaccagggtcCCAGGGAtccaagcacccatccatcccgTCCACCAGGGACCAAggtgtccaagcacccatccatcccctccaccagtgACTCAGGTGTCcatgcacccatccatcccctccaccagggaccctggtgtccaagcacccatccatcccctgcaccagggaccctggtgtccaagcacccatccatcccgTCCACCAGGGACCAAggtgtccaagcacccatccatcccctccaccagtgACTCAGGTGTCcatgcacccatccatcccctccaccagggaccctggtgtccaagcacccatccatcccctgcaccagGGACCCTG gtgtccaagaacccatccatcccctccaccagggtcccagggatccaggcacccatccatcccctccaccagggaccctg gcatctgagcacccatccatcccctgcaccagGGTCCCAGGGATCCAGGCACCCATCCATCTcctccaccagggacccag ggatccaggcacccatccatcccctccaccagggacccaggtgtccaagcacccatccatcccctccaccagggacccaggtgtccaagcacccatccatcccctccaccagggaccctggtgtccatgcacccatccatcccctccaccagggacccaggtgtccaagcacccatccatcccctgcaccagGGTCCCAGGGATCCAGGCACCCATCCATCCTCTCCACCAGGGACCCGGGACtctga